Genomic window (Egicoccus halophilus):
GGCGAGACGATCTACCCGCTGGACCCCGCCGGGCTGGCCGCGGCGCAGCGCGAGTTCGTCACCGAGTTCGGCGTCAACGTCGTCGGCGGCTGTTGCGGCACCACGCCCGCGCATCTCGCCGCGGTCGTCGAGGCCACCCGTGACCTCGCGCCGCGGCCTCGTCGTCTCGACCGCCCGGCCTACGCCCGACCGGGCGCCGCCGGCCGCCTCACCGCCCCGGACGACCACACCACCCCGCCCGACGCCATCGTCGCCGGTGGCGCGGAGGCGAAGCCGAGCACGCACGGCGCCATCGTCGCCGGTGGCGCGGAGGCGAAGCCGAGCACGCACGGCGCCATCGTCGCCGGTGGCGCGGAGGCGAAGCCGAGCACGCACGGCGCCATCGTCGCCGGTGGCGCGGAGGCGAAGCCGAGCACGCACGGCGCCATCGTCGCCGGTGGCGCGGAGGCGAAGCCGAGCACGCACGGCGCCATAACCGTGGAGTGGCGACCGGCGCTGGCGTCGCTGTACGCGCCGGCGACCCTCGAGCAGGACAACGCGTTCCTGGCCATCGGCGAGCGCGCGAACGCCAACGGCTCCAAGGCGTTCCGCCAGCTGCTGTTGGCCCAGGACTGGGACGCCGCGGTGCAGCTCGCCAAGTCCCAGACGCGCGAGGGCGCGCACGTGCTCGACGTCTGCGTCGACTACGTCGGCCGCGACGGCGTCCCGGACGTGGTCGCGATCGTCGACCGCTACGCGACCCAGTCGACCCTGCCGCTGGTCATCGACTCGACCGAGATCGAGGTGATCGAGGCCGCGCTGGTGCGGCTCGGTGGCCGGGCCGTCATCAACTCGGTGAACCTCGAGGACGGCCGCAACAAGGCCGACCGGCTGTTGCCGCTGGCCAAGCGCTACGGCGCGGCGGTCGTGGTGCTCGCGATCGACGAGGAGGGCCAGGCCCGCACCGCCGACTGGAAGGTCGAGGTGTGTGAACGCGTCGCCCGCATCGCCATCGACGAGTACGGCCTCGAAGCCCACGATCTGGTCTTCGACTGCCTGACGTTCCCGCTCGGGTCCGGGCAGGAGGATCTGCGCGGTGACGCGCTGGCGACCATCGAGGCCATCGAACGCGTCAAGCAGGCCGTGCCGGGCTGTTTCACCACGTTGGGCGTGTCCAACATCTCCTTCGGGTTGTCCCCGGCCGCCCGGCAGGTGTTGAACTCGGTGTTCCTCAAGGCGGCCATGGACCGCGGTCTCGACTCCGCGATCGTGCACCCGGGCAAGATCCTGCCGCTGCACCGCATCCCCGACGAGCAGGTCACGGTCGCGCTCGACCTGATCCACGACCGCCGTGGCCGCGCCGGCCTGGACGGCACCGCCCCCGACGACTACGACCCGCTGCACCGCTTCATGGCGATGTTCGAGGGCGCCACCGAGACGAGGACCTCCGCGGAGGACCTGGCCGCGCTTCCGGTCGAGGAGCGCCTGCAGCGACGCATCGTCGACGGCGACCGCGACGGCATGGAGGCCGACCTCGACGAGGCGCTGGCCGCGGGGCACGCCCCACTGGCGATCATCAACGAGCACCTGTTGGCCGGGATGAAGGTCGTCGGCGAGCTGTTCGGGTCCGGACAGATGCAGCTGCCGTTCGTGCTGCAGTCGGCCGAGGCGATGAAGGCGGCGGTCGGCCACCTCGAACCGCACATCGAGGCGGCCGGCGGTGGGTCGTCGTCGAAGGGCTCGATCGTGCTGGCGACCGTGCGCGGTGACGTGCACGACATCGGCAAGAACCTCGTCGACATCATCCTGCGCAACAACGGCTACGAGGTCCACAACCTCGGCATCAAGCAGCCGATCGACGCGATCCTCGCCGCCGCGGAGGAACGCGGGGTCGACGCGGTCGGCATGTCCGGCTTGCTGGTGAAGTCGACCGTGGTCATGCGCGACAACCTCGAGGAGATGAACGTCCGTCGCGTCGCGCACCTGCCGGTGCTGCTCGGCGGAGCGGCGTTGACCCGTGGCTACGTCGAGGACGACCTGCGGGCGCTGTACGAGGGCGACGTCTTCTACTGCAAGGACGCCTTCGAGGGGCTGCGGGTGCTCGACGCGGTGCTGAGCGCCCGCAGGCAGGGCCTCGAGGCACCCGAGGAGCTCACCGCCCGCCGTGAGCGCCGCACCCCGACGCGCACCCGCAAGGTCGAGCAGCCGCCGGTCGTCGACGCCCACGGCCGTCCGCGTTCCGCGGTGGCCACCGACGTCGCGGTCCCGACCCCGCCGTTCTGGGGGCAGCGGGTCGTGCGCGGCATCGGCGTCGACGAGGTGTGGCCGCTGCTCAACGAGATCGCGCTGTTCCGCAACCAGTGGGGGTTCACGCCGGGCGAGCTGTCCCCCGACGCGTACCAGGCGATGCTCGACGCCAGGGCCCGGCCGGTCGTGCGTGAGTGGCTCGACCGCGCCAAGGCGGAGAAGGTCGTCACGCCCGAGGTCGTCTACGGCTACTACCCGGCCAACGGCGACGGCGACGACCTGGTCGTGTGGGACCCGGCCGCGCCGCTGGAGAAGGAACTGGTCCGCTTCACCTTCCCACGCCAGGACCGGGGGCGGTTCCTCGACATCGCCGACTTCTTCCGGCCGCTGGACTCGGGCGAGGTGGACGTGCTCGGCGTCCAGGTCGTGACGATGGGCCGGCGGATCAGCGAGGTGGCGCAGGAGCTGTTCGCCGCCGACCGCTACCAGGACTACCTGTTCGCCCACGGCTTCGGGGTCGAGATGGCCGAGGCGCTCGCGGAGCTGTGGCACCGGCGGGTGCGCGAGGAGCTCGGCATCGCCGGCGAGGACGGGGCGACCAAGGAGGACTGGTTCCGTCAGGGCTACCGCGGCTCGCGCTACTCGTTCGGCTACGCCGCCTGCCCGGACCTCGAGGACCAGGCCAAGCTGTTCCAGCTGATCGACCCGGGCCTGATCGAGGTCGAGCTCACCGAGGAGTTCATGCTCCACCCCGAGCAGTCCACCTCCGCGATCATCGTGCACCACCCGCAGGCGAAGTACTTCAACGCCCGCTGACAACGCCCACCACCCGAGCCGCAGGGTGGGCGACGTCGATCGGATCGTGCACCACCCGCAGGCGAAGTACTTCAACGCCCGCTGACAACACCCACCACCCGAGCCGCAGGGTGGGCGACGTCCCGGTCCGATGGCCGCCCTCGGGCGAACGGGGGCACGCTACGGTCGCAGGCACATCGTCGACCGCGAGCGTGGGCGCCGTCCCGCATCGGTACGGCATCGACACCCCACCGTCAGGAGGCCCGATGGACCCCCGCATGCTCATGTCCGCCATCCCGTGGATCCGGCGCGCCTGGCGGATGCTGCCGCCGTCGCTGCGGCTGCCGGTCATGCTCCTCGCCGCCGCCGGTGGGATCTACTACGCGATCACGGGTCGCGAGGAGCTCAAGCACGCCATCCAGGAGGCGCGCGAAGGCCTCGGCGGCGCCCCGATCGACCAGCGCGACCAGCCGGCCTGACGACCGCCGACACCCGGGACGGCCGGCGCGACGAGACGTACGAGAAGGGCCACCGCACCGGTGGCCCTTCGTCGTGTCGGGGTACGCGGAGGAGTCTCCCGCGGCGCACCCGACGGTCGGCTGGCTCGCCCCGTCACGGAGCGGGCCCCGTCGAGCACGAACGTCAGTCGCGCTTGACCTGCTCGGACTTGGCGTCGGCCGCGTCGGCGCGCTTGTCGGCGGCCTCCTGCTCGAGGCGCTCGGCTTCGTCCTGCTTCTGGGCGCTCTGCTGCTGCGCCTCGCCCTCGCGTTCCTTCTCCTCGTCACCGGTCGCGCGGCCGGCGGCTTCCTTGCCAACGCCCTTGATCTTGTCGCCGAGGGAATCGCTATCGCTCATCGGACTGGCTCCTTGGTCGGCAGCGGCTGCTGCGGGGGCGTCACCGGACACGGCCCGACCCGAATCGCTCGTCGGTCTTCCTCGAGGCGGTTCGGGTCGCCCCCCGCCGGGCCGTGAGGTGGAACGTCCCCCACACAACCGGCTCCGCCCACGGTTCGCACGGCTGCTGCACGGCCGTTGGTGCGCCACGGACGGCGGTCCTGACCCGACGGGCGGGGGCGAGTCCGGCGCGTCGGACCCGACCGTCCGGCCGGTCACGACCGGTGCGCCGTGGCAGCCTGCACCCGCTCAGCCACCCGGCACGGCACCGCGACACCTGCCCTGACGAGACGACACCGGAGCCGTCATGTCCCCCGCGTCCAGCAGTCATCCCGCGCCGCCCGACCAGCTCGAACGGGACCTGGAGCTCGTGCCGGGCGACTGGGACCCGCGACAGGTGTACGCCCTGATGACCGGACTGGTCGTGCCGCGCCCGATCGCCTGGGTGTCGACCTTCGCTCCGAACGGTGTGCGGAACGTGGCGCCGCACAGCTACTTCAACGTGGTCGCCCACGAACCGCCGCACGTGGTGTTCAGCTCGTCCGGCGAGAAGGACACCCTGCGCAACGTCCGCGCCAACGGCGCGTTCGTCGTCAACCTCGTCACCACCGACGTCGTCGAGGCCATGAACCTCACCGCGGCCGACTTCCCCCCCGACGAGGACGAGTTCACCTGGGCGCAGCTGACCGCGGGGCCGGCCGTCGCGGTCGACGCGCCCCGGGTCGTCGAGGCGCGGGCGCACCTCGAGTGCCGCCTGGTCGAGGAGGTCCGGGCCGGCAACGGCCACCTGGTGATCGGCGAGGTGGTGCACGTCCACGTCGACGCGTCGGTGTGGCGCGACGGGCAGGTCGACGCGGAACTGCTCCACCCGGTCGCCCGCCTGGCCGGCAGCCGCTACGCCACCCTGGGCGAGGTGTTCGAGCTGCCGCGTCCGAGCTGGTCGCAGGTGCGCGACACCGCGCGCGACGAGGCGGTCCCCCGGCGCTGAGCGACGGAGCGGCCGTACGGACTCACGTCGACGTCGGGTCGTCGGCATCGGCGCCCTCGGACCACTCCGACCAACGGGCGCCCTCCTCGAACTCGCCGTCGGGCACTTCGCACTCGACCTGTTCGAGCAGGGCGGTGTCCTCGCTGAACTCGAGCACGCCGACGCAGCCCTCCTGCACGTCGGCGACGTGCACGACGGCCAGCCGCCACCACTGCGCACCGTCGTGCTCCCACAGCACCCCGACGTCGCCCTCGGTGGTGCTGCCGCGGGTCAACAGCGCGCTCGGCCGCCGCGTCCACAGGTCCTCGACGGCGTCGGGCAGGTTGTCGCGGTCCCAGCCCAACAGGCCGGGGGCCTCCCCGTCGCGGGCGACCACCTCGAGCACCCCGTCGAGGTCGCGGGCGTTGAAGGCCTCCGCGAGCTGTTCGAGGGCCTCCAGGGCGCTGTCGTCGGGCACGCCCGGCCGCAGTTCGTCCTCGAACAGCTCCCCGTCCGGGTCGTCGACGTGGAACCCGAACTCGTCCTCCGCCACGGTGCCGCGCTCGTCGTCGGGAGGCGCGCCCGCCGCCTCGGCGTCGAGTCGGTCGAGCCGGGCCTCGGCTCCGGCCGCGTGGCGGTCGAGGTCGGACACGGTCGCGTCTCCTCCCACTCGCGTGGTCCCGCCTCGCTCCGTCGGTGTCGGTGTCGCGGTGACGGGTGCTCGAACTCCCGCCGCCATGCTGCCGGTCGGGCGGCGATCCCACAAGCGGCCACTCGACGCCCGGCGCCGCAGCCACCCGGCGCCAGCGACGAGGCACGCGCCGCGGGCACCGACCGACGTCCGTGCCCGACCGATCCCGTGGACGACTCGACGGGTGCCGCCTGGCCCGCTTGGCTAGGGGCCCAACGGCCTCCCCCAGCGTGACCGACGCCTCCGGCGGCCCCTCCGTCCGGCCGCGTACAACGCTCGCCGACCCGACCGACGCCAGCCCTGCCAACGAGGCTCCCCGATGGATCACGAGCACGACCACGTCCTCCCCGACGGCACCACCGTCCGGATCCGCCCCATCACCCCGGACGACAAGCCGCTGCTGCTCGCGATGTGGGCCCGCACGTCGACCGAGTCCCGGCGCGCGCGCTTCCTCGGGCCGTTCAACCTCGACGAGTCCAACGTCGCCCGGTTCACCGACCTCGACCCGACGATGCAGTTCGCGCTCGTCGCCCTGCGGGGCCGCGGCGAGGGCCAGCAGATGATCGCCGTCGCCCGCTACGAGCGCGACCCGGACCGCATGACCTCCGCCGAGTTCGCCGCGCTGGTCGAGGACGCACACCAGGGGCGCGGCGTGGGGACGGCGCTGGTGCGTGGACTGGCGCAGGCCGCCGCGGACGCCGGCATCACCCACCTGTCGGGCGACATCCTGTCCGACAACACCCGCATGCTCAACCTCGTGCGTGAGCTCGGCCTGGAGTACCGCTCCGACCGGGACTTCGGCGGCGTCGTGCGCAGCGACCTCGAGGTCTCGATCACCGAGCGCTTCCTCGACGTCGTCGCCACCCAGGAACGGGCGGCGGCCGAGGCGGCCCTGAAGCGGTTCTTCCGCCCCGAGAAGGTCGCCGTCGTCGGCGCGTCGCGCAACCGGCTGTCGATCGGCGGGCTCGTCTTCGACAACATCCTCGAGGGCGGCTTCACGGGCGTGGTCTACCCGGTCAACCCCAACGCCCCCTACGTGCAGGGCGTGGCGGCCTACCCGTCGCTGTCGGACTGCCCCGACGTCCCCGACCTGGTCTACGTGTGCGTGCCCTCGCGGTTCGT
Coding sequences:
- a CDS encoding homocysteine S-methyltransferase family protein; translation: MTALPLPPLPAHPFLDALRERVVVFDGAMGTSLQNADLHADDFGGEELDGCNEVLVRTRPDVVADVHRAFLEVGVDAVQTNTFGGAPWVLDEYDLGDDTEELNRLAALVAREVADEYATLERPRWVVGSIGPGTRAPTLSLGKDPATTKDFIDVPTMEDGYRRQVRGLLEGGADVLLIETAFDLLAIKAAVAACDDVFAERGARVPLMVQFTVEKDINTMLLGTEPLAAVAALDPLSIDVLGMNCATGPEDMREHVRTLSRHSRLPISVIPNAGIPYLEDGETIYPLDPAGLAAAQREFVTEFGVNVVGGCCGTTPAHLAAVVEATRDLAPRPRRLDRPAYARPGAAGRLTAPDDHTTPPDAIVAGGAEAKPSTHGAIVAGGAEAKPSTHGAIVAGGAEAKPSTHGAIVAGGAEAKPSTHGAIVAGGAEAKPSTHGAITVEWRPALASLYAPATLEQDNAFLAIGERANANGSKAFRQLLLAQDWDAAVQLAKSQTREGAHVLDVCVDYVGRDGVPDVVAIVDRYATQSTLPLVIDSTEIEVIEAALVRLGGRAVINSVNLEDGRNKADRLLPLAKRYGAAVVVLAIDEEGQARTADWKVEVCERVARIAIDEYGLEAHDLVFDCLTFPLGSGQEDLRGDALATIEAIERVKQAVPGCFTTLGVSNISFGLSPAARQVLNSVFLKAAMDRGLDSAIVHPGKILPLHRIPDEQVTVALDLIHDRRGRAGLDGTAPDDYDPLHRFMAMFEGATETRTSAEDLAALPVEERLQRRIVDGDRDGMEADLDEALAAGHAPLAIINEHLLAGMKVVGELFGSGQMQLPFVLQSAEAMKAAVGHLEPHIEAAGGGSSSKGSIVLATVRGDVHDIGKNLVDIILRNNGYEVHNLGIKQPIDAILAAAEERGVDAVGMSGLLVKSTVVMRDNLEEMNVRRVAHLPVLLGGAALTRGYVEDDLRALYEGDVFYCKDAFEGLRVLDAVLSARRQGLEAPEELTARRERRTPTRTRKVEQPPVVDAHGRPRSAVATDVAVPTPPFWGQRVVRGIGVDEVWPLLNEIALFRNQWGFTPGELSPDAYQAMLDARARPVVREWLDRAKAEKVVTPEVVYGYYPANGDGDDLVVWDPAAPLEKELVRFTFPRQDRGRFLDIADFFRPLDSGEVDVLGVQVVTMGRRISEVAQELFAADRYQDYLFAHGFGVEMAEALAELWHRRVREELGIAGEDGATKEDWFRQGYRGSRYSFGYAACPDLEDQAKLFQLIDPGLIEVELTEEFMLHPEQSTSAIIVHHPQAKYFNAR
- a CDS encoding flavin reductase family protein, translated to MSPASSSHPAPPDQLERDLELVPGDWDPRQVYALMTGLVVPRPIAWVSTFAPNGVRNVAPHSYFNVVAHEPPHVVFSSSGEKDTLRNVRANGAFVVNLVTTDVVEAMNLTAADFPPDEDEFTWAQLTAGPAVAVDAPRVVEARAHLECRLVEEVRAGNGHLVIGEVVHVHVDASVWRDGQVDAELLHPVARLAGSRYATLGEVFELPRPSWSQVRDTARDEAVPRR
- a CDS encoding CsbD family protein yields the protein MSDSDSLGDKIKGVGKEAAGRATGDEEKEREGEAQQQSAQKQDEAERLEQEAADKRADAADAKSEQVKRD